In a genomic window of Candidatus Methylomirabilis sp.:
- a CDS encoding amino acid ABC transporter substrate-binding protein, whose amino-acid sequence MKRRQWVPMAVGLLVAVGLALGPTEAQQAPVFKVGVVTSLSGEMNFGGNVTKRGYDLWADTVNAAGGIAIGGNRYKVQLVYGDDQSSPATAALAAERLITQEKVDFILGPYASGTTLAVAPITEKYKVPHITGSAESPLIWKQKFKYTFGTIPAVNQIAPASIKTLAKDVKPAPKTVAVIGIDDAFSKFAAQAFKDSAEQAGLKVVKFEIVPEGADYTPTITAVKAANPDILAIGSHEKAAMEMIKAAKELGFAPKAIVQHYGMTTPDFLKGLGKDAEFIFGSSVWTAALKHKGNDPFGTPAKYAEVFQKKYGTPPDYTEAASTAAGLAFEAALKQIGATPPLDQKEKDALVAALEKLNIKTFYGPIKFATEGDFYHDNVGLSSIALQIQGGKIVEVGPGALKVISPKYPMPAWTKR is encoded by the coding sequence ATGAAGCGTCGTCAGTGGGTTCCGATGGCCGTGGGGCTCCTCGTGGCCGTGGGGCTCGCCCTCGGCCCGACGGAAGCCCAGCAGGCCCCGGTCTTCAAGGTGGGCGTGGTGACGTCCCTCTCGGGGGAGATGAACTTCGGCGGGAACGTCACCAAGCGGGGCTACGACCTCTGGGCCGACACCGTGAACGCAGCCGGCGGCATCGCGATCGGTGGGAATCGGTACAAGGTCCAGCTCGTCTACGGGGACGACCAGAGCAGCCCGGCCACCGCGGCCCTTGCCGCCGAGCGATTGATCACGCAGGAGAAGGTGGACTTCATCCTGGGGCCTTATGCTAGCGGGACGACGTTAGCGGTGGCCCCCATCACGGAGAAGTACAAGGTCCCCCACATCACCGGCTCTGCCGAGTCCCCCCTCATCTGGAAGCAGAAGTTCAAGTACACCTTCGGGACGATCCCGGCCGTGAACCAGATCGCCCCCGCCTCCATCAAGACGCTGGCGAAGGACGTGAAGCCGGCGCCGAAGACGGTGGCGGTCATCGGCATTGACGACGCCTTCTCCAAGTTCGCCGCCCAGGCCTTCAAGGACTCGGCGGAGCAGGCGGGGCTCAAGGTCGTGAAGTTCGAGATCGTCCCCGAGGGGGCGGACTACACACCCACCATCACGGCGGTGAAGGCGGCCAACCCCGACATCCTGGCCATCGGCTCGCACGAGAAGGCCGCCATGGAGATGATCAAGGCGGCCAAGGAGCTGGGCTTCGCCCCGAAGGCCATCGTCCAGCACTACGGCATGACCACCCCGGACTTCCTGAAGGGGCTGGGGAAGGACGCCGAGTTCATCTTCGGCTCGTCGGTCTGGACCGCGGCCCTCAAGCACAAGGGGAATGATCCCTTCGGGACGCCGGCGAAGTACGCCGAGGTCTTCCAGAAGAAGTACGGGACGCCTCCCGACTACACCGAGGCGGCCTCCACGGCGGCGGGACTCGCGTTCGAGGCGGCCCTGAAGCAGATCGGGGCCACGCCGCCCCTCGACCAGAAGGAAAAGGACGCCCTGGTGGCCGCGCTCGAGAAGCTCAACATCAAGACCTTCTACGGCCCCATCAAGTTCGCCACGGAAGGGGACTTCTATCACGACAACGTGGGCCTCTCCAGCATCGCCCTCCAGATCCAGGGGGGGAAGATCGTGGAGGTCGGCCCCGGCGCGCTCAAGGTGATCAGCCCCAAGTACCCCATGCCGGCGTGGACAAAGCGGTAG
- the gabT gene encoding 4-aminobutyrate--2-oxoglutarate transaminase, whose amino-acid sequence MEKPRKTNKDLLAEREQHVPRGPFNVTPLFAARAQGAKVWDVEGKEYIDFAAGIGVVNAGHCPPSVVEAIRDQAAKFLHTCFHVMMYEPYVAVAKRLNALVPGPFPKKTMLANSGAEAVENAVKIARASTKRPAAICFEDAFHGRTLLALSLTSKVDPYKLGFAPFAPEVYRMPYAYCYRCPIGLTYPSCNVACADLVEEAFLNKVQAESVAALLVEPVLGEGGFVVPPPEYLPKLKAICEKYGILFIADEVQTAWGRTGRLFAVEHWNVVPDLLLTAKSLAAGLPLSAVTGRAEVMDAPGVGGLGGTFGGNPLACRAALAVLDLMEQERLPEKGAAIGEVVQRRFREWQERYEIIGDVRGLGAMVAMELVTDREKKTPAKAETKLVVKKCYEKGLLTIGAGTHNNVIRTLMPLVIGESELRKGLDILEEAIAEVTG is encoded by the coding sequence ATGGAGAAGCCCCGGAAGACGAACAAGGACCTCCTGGCCGAGCGGGAGCAGCACGTCCCCCGCGGGCCCTTCAACGTCACCCCGCTCTTCGCGGCGCGCGCGCAGGGTGCGAAGGTCTGGGACGTGGAGGGGAAGGAGTACATCGACTTCGCCGCGGGGATCGGGGTGGTCAACGCCGGCCACTGCCCGCCCTCGGTGGTCGAGGCCATCCGGGATCAGGCCGCGAAGTTCCTGCACACCTGTTTCCACGTGATGATGTACGAGCCCTACGTGGCGGTGGCGAAGCGGCTGAACGCCCTGGTCCCCGGCCCCTTCCCGAAGAAGACCATGCTCGCGAACAGCGGAGCGGAGGCGGTGGAGAACGCGGTGAAGATCGCCCGGGCCTCGACGAAGCGGCCGGCCGCCATCTGCTTCGAGGACGCCTTTCACGGCCGGACCCTCCTGGCCCTGTCCCTGACCTCGAAGGTGGACCCGTACAAGCTGGGCTTCGCCCCCTTCGCGCCCGAGGTCTACCGGATGCCCTACGCCTACTGCTACCGGTGCCCCATCGGGCTCACGTACCCCTCGTGCAACGTCGCCTGCGCCGACCTGGTGGAGGAGGCGTTCCTGAACAAGGTCCAGGCAGAGTCCGTGGCCGCGCTCCTCGTCGAGCCGGTCCTGGGGGAGGGAGGCTTCGTCGTCCCGCCCCCCGAGTACCTCCCGAAGCTGAAGGCCATCTGCGAGAAATACGGGATCCTCTTCATCGCGGACGAGGTCCAGACCGCGTGGGGGCGGACCGGCCGCCTCTTCGCCGTCGAGCACTGGAACGTCGTGCCGGACCTCCTCCTCACGGCGAAGTCCCTGGCGGCGGGGCTTCCCCTCTCCGCGGTCACCGGGCGGGCCGAGGTGATGGATGCCCCCGGCGTCGGCGGCCTCGGGGGGACCTTCGGGGGCAACCCCCTCGCCTGCCGGGCGGCCCTCGCCGTCCTCGACCTGATGGAGCAGGAGCGGCTGCCGGAGAAGGGGGCCGCGATCGGGGAGGTGGTGCAGCGACGGTTCCGGGAGTGGCAGGAGCGCTACGAGATCATCGGGGACGTCCGCGGGCTCGGGGCGATGGTGGCGATGGAGCTGGTCACCGACCGGGAGAAGAAGACCCCGGCCAAGGCCGAGACCAAGCTGGTGGTGAAGAAGTGCTACGAGAAGGGCCTCCTCACCATCGGGGCTGGAACGCACAACAACGTGATCCGGACGCTGATGCCCCTGGTGATCGGGGAGAGTGAGCTCCGGAAGGGTCTGGACATCCTGGAGGAGGCGATCGCGGAGGTGACGGGATAG
- a CDS encoding branched-chain amino acid ABC transporter permease: MELFLQTLLDGVLIGGTLVVIAAGFSLCFGVMDVIDFAVGEWVMLGAYTAFWFQEFTGGDPMAALPLFFALFFAGGYLLQPLIQRVTAGKRPHPVLMGLLFTFGLATVAKGSALYFWGFNFRSIRTWLSGQNVQIGITVPSLRFAGFLFGVFATLTFMAFLYWTRTGRAIRATAQDRVTAGLLGVDVRRISALVYAVYAGLTGMAGVLIGALFSIHAGMGLRYTTLAFFVVVLAGMGFVPGVIPAALFMGLLQSLTAVYLGSRYVGLALFGVFYLTLVVAPKGLFGRGS; this comes from the coding sequence GTGGAACTCTTCCTCCAGACCCTCCTGGACGGCGTCCTGATCGGCGGGACGCTGGTCGTCATCGCCGCCGGCTTTTCCCTCTGCTTCGGGGTGATGGACGTCATTGATTTCGCCGTGGGGGAGTGGGTGATGCTGGGGGCCTACACCGCCTTCTGGTTCCAGGAGTTCACCGGCGGCGACCCCATGGCTGCCCTGCCCCTGTTCTTCGCCCTCTTCTTCGCTGGCGGGTACCTGCTCCAGCCCCTCATCCAGCGGGTGACGGCGGGCAAGCGCCCCCACCCGGTCCTGATGGGCCTCCTCTTCACGTTCGGGCTGGCCACCGTGGCGAAGGGGAGCGCGCTCTACTTCTGGGGGTTCAACTTCCGGTCCATCCGGACGTGGCTCTCGGGGCAGAATGTCCAGATCGGGATCACGGTCCCCTCCCTCCGGTTCGCCGGGTTCCTCTTCGGCGTCTTCGCAACCCTCACCTTCATGGCCTTCCTCTACTGGACGCGGACGGGCCGGGCGATCCGGGCGACCGCCCAGGACCGGGTGACGGCCGGCCTGCTCGGGGTGGACGTGCGGCGGATCAGCGCCCTCGTCTACGCGGTCTACGCCGGCCTGACGGGGATGGCCGGCGTCCTCATCGGTGCCCTCTTCTCGATCCACGCCGGGATGGGCCTCCGGTACACGACCCTCGCCTTCTTCGTCGTCGTGCTGGCCGGGATGGGTTTCGTCCCGGGAGTCATCCCGGCCGCGCTCTTCATGGGACTGCTGCAGTCCCTCACGGCGGTCTACCTCGGGAGCCGCTACGTGGGCCTCGCCCTCTTCGGGGTGTTCTACCTGACGCTGGTGGTGGCGCCGAAGGGCCTCTTCGGCCGGGGGAGCTAA
- a CDS encoding branched-chain amino acid ABC transporter permease, which yields MRPLRLPALGAFLLLTLLAPFALNPFWLRILTEILLWIGLAVSWNIIGGYTGYLNFGHGAFFGVGAYVTAIAMVHAGLPFGAGLLLGGLASAALAAFIGLPTLRLRGAYFAIATWAFAEMIRQVALLLEVTGGAFGMRVPGLLDPNFFYYVMWAAVAGTCAITYGLMERSRMGYKLRAIREQEEAAETLGVATTRLKLAAFALSATFPGVLGGIYGYWTTYIHPDSVLSGSVTDQMVVMALLGGLGTAVGPILGAVLLQAVSRFLWLQMEQSVLYIVFIGLVICVVVQLLPDGLVGFWARLRRPQRGGNGAA from the coding sequence ATGCGGCCCCTCCGCCTCCCCGCGCTCGGTGCCTTCCTCCTGCTCACCCTCCTGGCCCCCTTCGCCCTCAATCCGTTCTGGCTGCGGATCCTGACCGAGATTCTCCTCTGGATCGGCCTCGCCGTCTCCTGGAACATCATCGGGGGCTACACCGGCTATCTCAACTTCGGCCACGGGGCCTTCTTCGGCGTCGGGGCCTACGTCACCGCCATCGCCATGGTGCATGCCGGTCTGCCCTTCGGGGCGGGGCTCCTGCTCGGCGGCTTGGCCAGCGCGGCGCTGGCCGCCTTCATCGGCCTCCCGACGTTGCGCCTCCGCGGGGCCTACTTCGCGATCGCCACCTGGGCCTTCGCGGAGATGATCCGGCAGGTGGCGCTCCTCTTGGAGGTGACGGGCGGGGCCTTCGGCATGCGCGTCCCCGGACTGCTGGATCCGAACTTCTTCTACTACGTCATGTGGGCGGCCGTGGCCGGGACCTGCGCCATCACCTACGGCCTGATGGAGCGCTCGCGGATGGGATACAAGCTCCGGGCGATCCGGGAGCAGGAAGAGGCGGCGGAGACGCTGGGCGTGGCCACTACCCGCCTCAAGCTGGCCGCCTTTGCGCTGAGCGCGACCTTCCCCGGCGTGCTCGGCGGCATCTACGGCTACTGGACCACCTACATCCATCCGGACAGCGTGCTGTCCGGGAGCGTGACCGACCAGATGGTGGTGATGGCCCTGCTCGGAGGGCTGGGGACGGCCGTCGGCCCGATCCTGGGAGCCGTGCTGCTCCAGGCCGTGAGCCGCTTCCTCTGGCTCCAGATGGAGCAGAGCGTCCTCTATATTGTGTTTATCGGCCTCGTGATCTGCGTGGTGGTGCAGCTGCTGCCCGACGGGCTCGTCGGGTTCTGGGCGCGCCTCCGACGGCCGCAACGGGGGGGAAACGGTGCTGCTTGA